One window of Alkaliphilus metalliredigens QYMF genomic DNA carries:
- a CDS encoding M56 family metallopeptidase produces the protein MQYIFISILNMSIAGSYLIILALIGRFFLRTVPKKYSYILWGIVWFQLIIPFSINFTGVLNFFRGYGINNIFTRPEYIPYSIGRSLSGAETLSVNNPFLTFMLIFLFVVWFIGFAGILLNEAIAYNKARKRLMTAIKIQDNVFETDQITTPLIFGLLNPKVYVPLGITKNEFKYVLCHEQIHIKRKDYLIKFFAYFVLAIHWFNPFVWMAFKYLSNDIEMSCDEKVVATLGSSVRKEYAQTIYNFSKTPIKITRSMLALGESNTRKRVKNVLNKKKNTTIGIVVISIILFTIILLLIFNPSFDSLFRFVENQHSEWEIEGLETTDLSNITVDRIGIGSNIGEIDLSIYQESNRFINREGDYTYYFSELVLDIEDGYVNYIFAFNSEVVINVNNNQSISTIDEVSNLLGDAYLQKTEDGEQRLMKHIYYDREMEVVAEFIYSNYDNQFVWITLRKIQ, from the coding sequence ATGCAATACATATTTATATCAATTTTAAATATGAGCATTGCAGGCAGCTATTTAATTATTTTAGCTTTAATTGGAAGATTCTTTTTAAGGACTGTTCCTAAAAAGTATTCGTATATTTTATGGGGGATTGTATGGTTTCAACTTATTATTCCTTTTTCCATCAACTTCACAGGTGTTTTAAATTTTTTTAGAGGTTATGGAATCAACAATATTTTTACCCGACCAGAATATATTCCCTATTCCATTGGCAGGAGTTTATCTGGTGCCGAAACTTTATCAGTAAACAACCCATTTTTAACGTTTATGTTGATATTTTTATTTGTTGTTTGGTTTATAGGGTTTGCTGGAATTCTGCTAAATGAGGCTATCGCATACAATAAAGCCAGGAAAAGACTGATGACTGCCATAAAAATACAAGATAATGTTTTTGAAACAGATCAGATTACTACTCCTCTCATTTTCGGACTGCTCAATCCTAAAGTATATGTACCCTTGGGCATAACTAAAAACGAATTTAAATATGTACTTTGCCATGAGCAAATTCATATTAAAAGAAAGGATTATCTGATCAAATTCTTTGCATACTTTGTACTGGCAATTCACTGGTTTAATCCATTTGTCTGGATGGCATTTAAATATTTGAGTAATGATATTGAAATGAGCTGCGATGAAAAAGTAGTAGCGACTTTAGGGAGCAGCGTTCGAAAAGAATATGCTCAAACTATTTACAATTTTAGCAAAACCCCAATAAAAATTACAAGGTCAATGCTTGCTCTTGGAGAAAGCAATACGAGAAAGCGGGTTAAAAATGTGTTAAATAAAAAGAAAAATACTACTATTGGTATTGTAGTGATTAGCATAATTCTTTTTACGATTATATTGTTATTGATATTCAATCCTTCTTTCGATTCGCTATTTAGATTTGTTGAAAATCAGCATAGTGAATGGGAAATAGAAGGCCTTGAAACAACCGATTTGTCCAATATTACTGTTGATAGGATAGGAATTGGCTCTAATATTGGAGAGATTGACTTATCAATATATCAAGAGAGTAATCGCTTTATAAATAGAGAAGGTGACTATACTTACTATTTTAGTGAATTGGTATTAGATATTGAGGACGGTTATGTCAATTATATTTTTGCTTTTAATTCAGAGGTAGTAATAAATGTAAATAACAATCAAAGCATATCCACGATAGATGAGGTAAGTAACTTGCTGGGTGATGCCTATTTACAAAAGACAGAAGATGGTGAACAACGTTTGATGAAGCATATATACTATGATCGTGAAATGGAAGTTGTTGCTGAATTTATCTATAGTAATTATGACAATCAATTTGTTTGGATTACTTTAAGAAAAATACAATAG
- a CDS encoding BlaI/MecI/CopY family transcriptional regulator, producing MSKNLKLFDAEYRFTCIVWDNEPIQSRKLANICEQQLGWKRTTTYTVLRKLCERGIMQNNNSIVTTLVTKEDVYQYESNSMIERTFGGSLPSFITAFLKDKKLSKEEVNKIKNLIDEYKEE from the coding sequence ATGAGCAAAAATTTAAAATTATTTGATGCAGAATATCGATTTACCTGTATTGTTTGGGATAACGAACCGATTCAATCAAGAAAATTGGCGAATATTTGTGAACAGCAATTGGGGTGGAAAAGAACCACGACCTACACAGTTTTAAGAAAGCTATGTGAAAGAGGGATCATGCAAAATAACAATTCTATTGTGACTACTTTAGTTACCAAAGAAGACGTTTATCAATATGAGAGCAATTCCATGATTGAGCGAACTTTTGGGGGATCTTTGCCTAGCTTTATTACTGCATTTTTAAAAGACAAAAAATTATCCAAAGAAGAAGTCAATAAAATTAAAAACTTGATTGACGAATACAAGGAGGAGTGA
- a CDS encoding transposase: MYRIVIRGINKQIIFEDEEDSKKYLHTLLEYKDKGEYKIYAYCLMGNHIHILMKEEKEDLGITMRRIGASYVYWYNWSSYTEYIVKEKIVDIDFILDEFNADRKKP; this comes from the coding sequence ATTTATCGTATTGTTATAAGAGGGATCAATAAGCAAATAATTTTTGAGGATGAAGAAGATAGTAAAAAGTATTTACATACACTGTTAGAGTATAAAGATAAAGGTGAATATAAGATATATGCCTATTGTTTGATGGGAAATCACATTCATATACTTATGAAAGAAGAAAAAGAAGATTTAGGCATAACAATGAGACGTATAGGAGCAAGCTATGTATATTGGTATAACTGGAGCAGTTATACTGAGTATATAGTAAAAGAAAAAATTGTAGACATTGATTTTATATTAGATGAATTTAATGCTGATAGGAAAAAGCCATAG
- a CDS encoding ABC transporter permease — MTNTAIIPANERKLKNRVGIGFVIRNMFTFAYRALLKSFRNPETFMDITLMPIAFTLLFTYIFGGAISGDTASYLPIVIPGILMQTFIMNCATAGVQTREDIDKSTTNRFKSMPIARIAPIAGILVADLVRYVIAGSVVFTVGHFIGFRPAAGILAIIACIAFMTIFAWCLSWLFTYISLSMKTAAAASSTSILIMFPLIFLSNAFVPVETMPSGLQFFVDKINPLTKAVAAIREMLIYGTIGTDFWFAILGAMVILAIFIPLTVWKYMKRT, encoded by the coding sequence ATGACAAATACAGCGATTATACCCGCCAACGAGCGTAAATTAAAAAACCGTGTCGGTATAGGGTTCGTAATCAGGAACATGTTTACTTTCGCATACAGGGCATTGTTAAAATCGTTCCGCAATCCCGAAACATTTATGGATATAACCCTTATGCCGATTGCATTCACATTATTGTTTACCTATATTTTCGGCGGGGCAATTTCCGGCGATACGGCAAGCTATCTGCCTATCGTCATACCGGGAATTTTAATGCAAACATTTATAATGAATTGTGCAACGGCTGGCGTACAAACCCGCGAAGATATTGACAAAAGTACGACAAACCGTTTCAAATCCATGCCGATTGCCCGAATAGCACCCATTGCAGGAATTTTGGTTGCGGATTTAGTTCGCTACGTTATAGCGGGAAGCGTTGTTTTTACTGTCGGTCATTTCATCGGATTTAGACCAGCAGCCGGAATACTTGCTATTATAGCTTGTATAGCTTTTATGACTATTTTCGCATGGTGTTTAAGTTGGTTGTTTACTTATATTAGCCTATCTATGAAAACAGCCGCCGCCGCTTCATCGACAAGTATATTAATCATGTTTCCGTTGATTTTTTTATCAAATGCCTTTGTGCCGGTAGAAACCATGCCGAGCGGGTTACAATTTTTTGTGGATAAAATCAACCCTCTAACAAAAGCGGTAGCAGCGATTCGGGAGATGTTGATTTACGGTACAATCGGTACGGACTTTTGGTTCGCTATATTAGGCGCTATGGTGATACTTGCGATATTTATTCCGTTGACCGTATGGAAATATATGAAAAGAACATGA
- a CDS encoding daunorubicin resistance protein DrrA family ABC transporter ATP-binding protein, whose translation MTTNNKTLAVEAHSLVKTFGDNRAVDGVSLSIPTGTICGVLGPNGAGKTTTINMLATLSQPDSGYAKIFGYDVKKDTQIVRQLIGLTGQFASIDENMTAMENLKIFGRLLGFSRKEAKHKAEELLEEFSLTEAANRELSKFSGGMRRRLDLAASLLSQPPLIFLDEPTTGLDPRTRTQMWQTIRTLVKNGSTVLLTTQYLDEADQLADNIVVIDKGRVIANDTPDGLKKSIASTSLQVKVLNADNTHNAACIIEQMLGVKVQISEATELSAPMDNTDKLTDILAALKEASIQLTEINVTKPTLDEVYFALTSKVGHNKGGFLI comes from the coding sequence ATGACAACAAATAATAAAACATTAGCGGTAGAAGCGCATAGTTTAGTAAAGACATTTGGTGATAACAGAGCGGTAGATGGTGTTAGCCTTTCGATTCCTACAGGAACAATTTGCGGTGTTCTCGGCCCAAATGGTGCGGGTAAAACAACAACAATCAATATGCTTGCCACGCTTTCACAACCCGATTCCGGCTATGCTAAAATTTTCGGTTACGATGTTAAAAAAGACACGCAAATCGTAAGGCAACTTATTGGCTTGACAGGTCAATTCGCTTCTATTGATGAAAATATGACCGCAATGGAAAATCTAAAAATCTTCGGACGATTGCTTGGCTTTTCTCGAAAAGAAGCAAAACACAAAGCAGAAGAATTATTAGAGGAATTTTCTTTAACGGAAGCGGCAAATCGTGAATTATCAAAATTTTCCGGCGGTATGCGCCGCCGCCTTGATCTTGCCGCAAGTCTGCTTTCTCAACCGCCGCTTATCTTCCTTGACGAGCCGACAACGGGGCTCGACCCACGGACACGGACGCAAATGTGGCAAACGATTCGTACTCTTGTTAAAAATGGTTCAACCGTTTTATTGACAACACAATATTTAGACGAAGCAGACCAGCTTGCCGACAACATCGTTGTAATTGATAAGGGGCGCGTAATCGCAAATGACACGCCGGATGGATTAAAAAAATCCATAGCTTCTACTTCATTGCAAGTAAAGGTTCTAAACGCTGATAATACTCATAATGCGGCATGTATCATTGAACAAATGCTTGGGGTTAAAGTACAGATTTCGGAAGCGACAGAATTGTCTGCGCCAATGGATAACACCGATAAATTAACGGACATTCTTGCGGCTCTGAAAGAAGCGAGTATTCAGCTTACAGAAATAAATGTAACTAAACCAACGCTTGACGAGGTATACTTTGCCTTAACAAGCAAAGTGGGGCATAATAAAGGAGGGTTTTTGATATGA
- a CDS encoding ATP-binding cassette domain-containing protein, which yields MKLQFEQVSKSFKDKKVLKDISVTMDRGVYGLLGPNGAGKTTMMRIMADTMPPSKGRILIDGKDYKDCGDEYRETNYDDGVRRDQPFTNE from the coding sequence ATGAAATTACAATTTGAACAAGTATCCAAGAGTTTTAAAGACAAGAAGGTTCTAAAGGACATTTCCGTAACAATGGATAGAGGCGTTTACGGTCTGCTCGGCCCCAATGGAGCGGGCAAAACCACTATGATGCGGATTATGGCAGATACCATGCCGCCCAGTAAAGGAAGGATTTTGATTGACGGGAAGGACTATAAGGATTGTGGCGACGAATATCGCGAAACAAATTATGATGATGGAGTACGGCGAGATCAACCGTTCACAAACGAATGA
- a CDS encoding MarR family winged helix-turn-helix transcriptional regulator encodes MIRATGKPNADFYIQSIALSLRYLNDRKLEEHDITNQQARLLGGIYRSLYEGVNISRKFLEDLMELKGPSVTSLLNGLKKKGFIVRCSSADDGRAMNIMVTEKGEQVLDALRNVFESTERQLLSCMTLAEQEQFMTLLQRAHDNVSQDKASRLVPTVDEQKT; translated from the coding sequence ATGATTAGGGCAACCGGAAAACCAAACGCGGATTTTTACATTCAAAGCATTGCATTATCTTTGCGCTATCTCAACGATCGAAAGCTGGAGGAACATGATATAACGAATCAGCAGGCACGACTTTTGGGTGGCATATACAGAAGTCTTTATGAAGGAGTAAACATCAGCCGTAAGTTTCTGGAAGACTTAATGGAACTCAAAGGACCTTCGGTAACAAGTTTATTAAATGGATTAAAGAAGAAAGGCTTTATCGTCCGATGTAGCAGTGCAGACGATGGCCGAGCGATGAATATAATGGTAACAGAAAAAGGCGAACAGGTTTTAGATGCGTTACGCAATGTATTTGAAAGCACAGAGCGGCAACTTCTTTCATGTATGACTCTTGCAGAGCAGGAGCAATTTATGACCCTGCTCCAAAGAGCACACGATAATGTTTCGCAGGATAAGGCTTCTAGGCTCGTGCCAACAGTCGATGAACAAAAAACATAA
- a CDS encoding PadR family transcriptional regulator has protein sequence MIPLLILGLLKQNPGSYGYKLLALMEERHYKYIVNFTKGSFYYNLQQLEEKQYIKKVDQLDNTRETRNYILTELGDKEFEKLMYKYGSKTEYVNLSFYAAMLFANEYKSEELKKLIEIQIQQTNQKIFLLEQSLEYNETIPANFKKMLENSRSHHLVNVEWFEGLLKDIRNESETTKPSKMDNFKSSSL, from the coding sequence TTGATACCATTGCTAATTTTGGGTTTATTAAAACAAAACCCAGGTTCTTACGGATACAAATTATTAGCCTTAATGGAAGAGAGACACTATAAATATATAGTGAATTTCACTAAAGGATCATTCTATTATAATCTTCAACAATTAGAAGAAAAACAATATATAAAAAAAGTTGACCAATTAGATAATACTAGAGAGACCCGTAATTATATCCTAACTGAACTAGGGGATAAAGAATTTGAAAAATTGATGTATAAGTATGGCTCCAAGACTGAGTATGTAAATTTATCTTTTTATGCAGCAATGCTATTTGCTAATGAATATAAAAGCGAAGAACTAAAAAAACTAATAGAAATTCAAATCCAACAAACTAATCAGAAAATCTTTTTATTAGAACAATCTCTTGAATATAATGAGACTATCCCTGCTAATTTTAAAAAAATGTTGGAAAATTCACGTTCTCATCACTTAGTAAATGTAGAGTGGTTTGAAGGACTGTTAAAAGATATAAGGAATGAAAGTGAAACAACAAAGCCTAGTAAAATGGACAATTTCAAAAGTTCTAGCTTGTAA
- a CDS encoding sialate O-acetylesterase has protein sequence MVKSFFMLGQSNMAGRGFIHEVTPIYNERIQMLRNGRWQMMTEPINYDRPVSGISLAASFADAWCLQNQEDTIGLIPCAEGGSSLDEWAVDQALFKHAITEAKFAIQSSELTGILWHQGESDSMNGNYKVYYKKLFLIIEALRKELNAPDIPLIIGGLGDFLGKEGFGISCTEYNFINQELQKFSFEQENCYFVTASGLTSNPDGIHIDAISQRKFGLRYFEAFSNRKHVLEPLIDENELINLNHTRTYTKAEKIYIKSMDFVFGKISYDEFVSQVMQINND, from the coding sequence ATGGTTAAATCATTTTTTATGTTAGGACAGTCGAATATGGCTGGACGAGGGTTTATTCATGAAGTAACCCCGATTTATAATGAAAGAATACAAATGTTGCGTAATGGTAGATGGCAAATGATGACTGAGCCCATCAATTATGACCGTCCTGTTTCAGGAATAAGTCTGGCTGCTTCATTTGCAGATGCATGGTGTCTTCAAAATCAAGAAGATACTATTGGCTTAATTCCTTGTGCTGAAGGTGGAAGCTCACTTGATGAATGGGCTGTAGATCAAGCGCTTTTTAAACACGCAATAACTGAAGCTAAATTTGCTATTCAAAGTAGTGAGTTAACAGGAATTCTATGGCATCAAGGAGAAAGTGATAGTATGAATGGTAACTACAAAGTCTATTACAAAAAATTATTTTTAATTATTGAGGCTCTTAGAAAGGAGTTGAATGCTCCAGATATTCCTCTCATTATTGGTGGTTTAGGAGATTTTTTAGGCAAAGAAGGCTTTGGGATAAGCTGTACTGAATATAATTTTATTAATCAAGAGTTACAGAAATTTTCTTTTGAACAAGAGAATTGTTACTTTGTCACGGCATCAGGTTTAACATCTAACCCAGATGGTATTCATATTGATGCAATTTCTCAAAGAAAATTTGGTTTAAGATATTTTGAAGCCTTTTCTAATAGAAAGCATGTTTTGGAGCCATTAATTGATGAAAATGAGTTAATAAATCTTAATCATACTAGAACATATACAAAAGCAGAAAAGATATATATAAAAAGTATGGATTTTGTATTTGGAAAAATATCATATGATGAATTCGTATCTCAAGTCATGCAAATCAACAATGATTAA
- a CDS encoding transposase → MRRTGSYNLCFKQIFSNATGESDFYLDKFKYDKEENMYICPIGEKLYFRRQKPIDENTKKIVYQNFAACGKCDFKDKCTKDKRGRRVRRSIDQDFLDRVDQRTAENKELYKQRQMIVEHPFGTIKRGLGMTYFLTKGMPSAKMEISFAFLASDFVNIT, encoded by the coding sequence ATGCGAAGAACAGGATCTTACAACCTATGTTTCAAACAAATCTTTTCAAACGCTACAGGAGAATCTGATTTTTATCTAGATAAATTTAAATACGATAAAGAAGAGAATATGTACATATGTCCTATAGGAGAAAAACTTTATTTTAGAAGGCAAAAGCCGATTGATGAAAATACAAAAAAAATAGTATACCAAAACTTTGCTGCATGTGGGAAATGTGACTTTAAGGATAAATGCACAAAGGATAAAAGAGGTAGACGGGTAAGGAGATCGATAGATCAAGATTTTTTAGATAGGGTAGACCAAAGAACAGCAGAAAACAAAGAGCTTTATAAACAAAGACAAATGATCGTAGAACATCCCTTTGGAACAATAAAGAGGGGGTTAGGTATGACGTATTTTCTGACAAAAGGTATGCCGTCAGCAAAAATGGAGATTTCTTTTGCTTTTTTAGCCTCAGATTTTGTAAATATTACTTAA
- a CDS encoding transposase, which yields MRYIEDIHRKSKIVFPEYIDDYITEDNPVRMIDAFVDTLDIVELGFKNAVPQKKGRPGYNPKYLLKLYIYGYMNKITSSRKLEKATQTNIELIFKYFVSLLNEWDLFGKEIVAVDGSKFRACNSKKNNFSTKNLNRKIKYLEEKIEKYMIEIEKNDNTELSTAKPTKEEIQSKIKELKERKTRYEAYKKEIEKGDTKEISTIDPESRLMAVNNNGIDVCYNVQTIVDSKYKLVVDCDVINNPTDHGMLSKMTTSAKEIFEVEKLKALADKGYYNAEDFKKCEEQDLTTYVSNKSFQTLQENLIFI from the coding sequence ATGAGATATATAGAAGATATTCATAGAAAAAGCAAGATTGTTTTTCCAGAATATATAGATGACTACATTACGGAAGATAATCCTGTAAGGATGATAGATGCTTTCGTTGACACACTAGATATAGTTGAATTAGGATTTAAAAATGCAGTGCCCCAAAAGAAAGGAAGGCCTGGATATAACCCCAAATACCTGCTTAAACTGTATATTTATGGCTATATGAACAAAATTACTTCATCAAGAAAGTTAGAAAAAGCAACGCAAACAAATATAGAGCTAATATTCAAATACTTTGTCAGTCTATTAAATGAGTGGGACCTTTTTGGTAAAGAAATAGTGGCGGTAGATGGCTCTAAATTCAGGGCCTGTAATTCTAAGAAAAATAACTTTAGCACAAAAAATTTAAATCGAAAAATTAAATACCTAGAAGAGAAAATAGAAAAATATATGATAGAAATAGAAAAAAATGATAACACAGAACTGAGTACCGCAAAGCCAACGAAAGAAGAAATTCAATCAAAGATTAAAGAGCTCAAAGAGCGGAAAACAAGATATGAAGCGTATAAAAAAGAAATAGAAAAAGGCGATACAAAAGAAATATCAACAATAGACCCGGAGTCAAGGCTAATGGCTGTAAACAATAACGGAATTGATGTATGCTATAATGTCCAAACCATAGTAGACAGCAAGTATAAATTAGTCGTAGACTGTGATGTCATAAATAATCCAACGGATCATGGGATGTTAAGTAAAATGACTACAAGTGCAAAGGAAATATTTGAAGTAGAAAAACTTAAAGCCCTAGCAGATAAAGGTTATTATAATGCCGAGGATTTTAAAAAATGCGAAGAACAGGATCTTACAACCTATGTTTCAAACAAATCTTTTCAAACGCTACAGGAGAATCTGATTTTTATCTAG
- a CDS encoding GyrI-like domain-containing protein yields MEVKRIIDAALDFGFSSHETFTRAFKDAYGITPEKFRTDPVRLNQNLKPELLLNYTMIDEDVPLISDSIVLEITRRKLDTVESYVGLSAQVPISQVPVGEVTGIDVPGQLWDSFHSRKSDILCLLRDGIELGASIMGEAVDGTFTYFVGGAAKPNTSINEEFITWELPASEYVVCCFEAKSFDELTTSALGKAINYLFGTWLANRKLTTRPFLAEKYYKVTPDVAYMEIWVIPIPMEESEI; encoded by the coding sequence TTGGAGGTCAAGCGGATTATTGACGCTGCTTTGGACTTTGGGTTTTCCTCACACGAAACTTTTACCCGCGCATTTAAAGATGCGTATGGGATAACGCCGGAAAAATTCCGTACTGATCCCGTTCGCCTTAACCAGAATTTGAAGCCGGAGTTACTGCTAAATTACACGATGATTGATGAAGATGTACCACTGATTAGCGACAGCATAGTTCTGGAAATCACGCGCAGGAAACTGGATACGGTTGAATCCTATGTCGGTCTTTCGGCTCAAGTCCCTATATCTCAAGTGCCCGTTGGCGAGGTGACTGGCATCGACGTGCCCGGCCAGTTATGGGATTCATTCCACAGCCGTAAATCGGATATTCTTTGCTTACTGCGAGACGGTATAGAGTTAGGTGCGTCTATAATGGGAGAGGCAGTAGACGGAACATTTACTTATTTTGTTGGTGGTGCTGCGAAGCCGAACACATCAATCAATGAGGAGTTCATTACATGGGAGCTGCCTGCATCCGAGTATGTGGTATGCTGTTTTGAAGCAAAGAGCTTTGACGAGCTTACCACTTCTGCGCTAGGTAAAGCTATAAATTACCTCTTTGGAACGTGGCTGGCAAATCGAAAACTGACAACACGACCTTTTTTAGCGGAAAAATATTATAAGGTTACACCGGACGTCGCTTATATGGAAATATGGGTTATTCCCATTCCAATGGAGGAATCTGAAATTTGA
- a CDS encoding PadR family transcriptional regulator produces MIQLMLLGLLQQRDLTGYEIVQYLNLSQAESWSGIKVGSIYYALKTMEEKKLVKVKSIENVGNRSRTIYSITQKGDHYFKIKLEDTLSEVDLNFPNSLYTAVTFLGELPYEKAIKAIDAHISHLEKELRNWKTAEKAKEKVQPKTLPNYMKALLKNGCAHIEANIEFLKEVRELLSKESFEVHLPPLNKKGEISDES; encoded by the coding sequence TTGATACAATTAATGTTACTAGGTTTATTACAACAAAGAGATTTAACTGGTTATGAAATAGTACAATATTTAAATTTGAGTCAAGCAGAAAGCTGGTCAGGCATTAAAGTAGGCTCAATCTATTATGCTCTCAAAACAATGGAAGAAAAGAAACTAGTAAAAGTTAAATCTATTGAAAATGTTGGAAATCGCTCACGAACAATTTATTCAATTACTCAAAAAGGAGATCACTATTTTAAAATAAAACTAGAAGATACTCTCAGTGAAGTTGATCTTAATTTTCCTAATTCTTTATATACTGCTGTAACTTTTTTGGGAGAACTACCCTACGAAAAAGCAATAAAAGCTATTGATGCTCACATTAGCCATCTGGAAAAAGAGTTGAGAAATTGGAAAACTGCTGAGAAAGCAAAAGAAAAAGTGCAACCCAAAACATTACCAAATTATATGAAGGCTCTACTTAAAAATGGATGTGCCCATATAGAAGCAAACATAGAATTTTTAAAAGAGGTGAGGGAGTTATTGTCTAAAGAATCATTTGAAGTTCATTTACCTCCATTAAATAAAAAAGGAGAAATTAGTGATGAATCCTAA
- a CDS encoding acyl-CoA thioesterase/BAAT N-terminal domain-containing protein — MNPKIVLSSTSQLIDQSLKLQITGLKSNQQVTIQAEMQDDVKRTWHSFASFIANHEGKIDLDKTAPKEGSFTNCDPNGLLWSMQIKDSNTHFPPCKNEPSI; from the coding sequence ATGAATCCTAAAATAGTTTTATCGTCAACTAGTCAACTAATTGACCAAAGTTTAAAACTTCAAATTACTGGATTAAAATCTAACCAACAGGTAACGATACAAGCAGAAATGCAAGACGATGTAAAAAGAACATGGCATTCCTTTGCAAGCTTCATAGCTAATCACGAAGGAAAGATTGATTTAGATAAAACAGCACCTAAAGAAGGCTCTTTCACTAACTGTGATCCTAATGGTCTGCTATGGTCTATGCAGATAAAGGACAGTAACACTCATTTTCCTCCTTGTAAAAATGAACCATCAATCTAA